From the Mauremys reevesii isolate NIE-2019 linkage group 19, ASM1616193v1, whole genome shotgun sequence genome, one window contains:
- the BARHL1 gene encoding barH-like 1 homeobox protein has product MEGANGFGIDSILSHRAGSPAVPKGDPLMGECRSPLELSPGSEVSSGCPSPHSPGKDCLEAVAPRQGVAVGLESHLPPGQGSAPSQSRTVTSSFLIRDILADCKPLAACAPYSSTNGQSGPEPAGRVPAKPGEDFREKMDKSSSNASSDSEYKVKEEGDREISSSRDSPPVRLKKPRKARTAFTDHQLAQLERSFERQKYLSVQDRMELAASLNLTDTQVKTWYQNRRTKWKRQTAVGLELLAEAGNYSALQRMFPSPYFYPQSLVSNLDPGAALYLYRGPSAPPPALQRPLVPRILIHGLQGGSEPPPPLPPLAGVLPRAAQPR; this is encoded by the exons ATGGAAGGCGCCAACGGCTTTGGGATCGACTCCATCCTGTCCCACCGAGCGGGGAGCCCGGCGGTGCCCAAAGGAGACCCTCTGATGGGGGAGTGCAGGTCCCCCCTGGAACTAAGCCCCGGCTCCGAAGTCAGCAGCGGGTGCCCGTCTCCCCATTCGCCGGGGAAGGACTGTCTGGAGGCGGTGGCCCCCCGGCAAGGGGTGGCCGTGGGCTTGGAATCTCACCTCCCGCCGGGTCAGGGCTCGGCTCCTTCCCAATCCAGAACAGTGACCTCGTCTTTCCTAATCAGGGACATCCTAGCCGACTGCAAGCCCCTGGCAGCCTGCGCGCCTTACTCCAGCACCAATGGACAGAGCGGCCCGGAGCCGGCGGGGCGAGTCCCCGCCAAACCCGGGGAGGACTTTCGAGAGAAAATGGACAAAAGTAGCAGCAACGCCTCGTCCGACTCGGAGTACAAAG tGAAAGAAGAAGGGGACCGAGAAATCTCCAGCTCCAGGGACAGCCCCCCGGTGAGGCTGAAAAAGCCCCGCAAAGCCCGCACCGCCTTCACCGATCACCAGCTGGCGCAGCTGGAGCGGAGCTTTGAGAGGCAGAAATACCTGAGCGTGCAGGACAGGATGGAGCTGGCGGCCTCCCTCAACCTCACTGACACCCAAGTGAAGACGTGGTACCAGAACAGAAG GACCAAGTGGAAGAGGCAGACAGCGGTGGGACTGGAGCTactggcagaagctgggaattaTTCGGCCCTCCAGCGAATGTTCCCCTCTCCCTATTTCTACCCGCAGAGCTTGGTCTCCAACCTGGACCCGGGAGCGGCCCTCTATCTGTACCGGGgccccagcgcccctcccccggctttgcagagaCCTTTGGTACCCAGGATCCTCATTCACGGACTGCAGGGGGGTAGCGAGccgcccccacctctgccccccctGGCAGGCGTCCTTCCGCGAGCGGCTCAACCGCGGTGA